From a single Paenibacillus sp. FSL R5-0345 genomic region:
- a CDS encoding phosphotransferase yields MSTDALLLHIKEHYEIPEPVQLQYFLRGMNDTYILETALEKYIFRVYRADRRNKSDINFELELLNDLHGKGVNVSIPISRVDGMMINEFLVPEGVKYGVMFSFAVGNEKPIHAVEDSYLFGQSVAQIHTATDNFKSAHVRGKLDFEHLIEKPLHTIKLHMKHRQEDYQFLYDLAKQLKAQIEVHLEAGLDWGICHGDLHGNTNVTFTDEGKLTHYDFDICGYGWRAYDIAEYRLAREIHSGHNKDEVERLWAAFLNGYRSLRNLSDNDISAVPMFVALRQLWLFALCFSEGELIGAADFDNGFIDSKMDYFRNLEVIK; encoded by the coding sequence TTGTCAACAGACGCGTTATTATTACATATTAAAGAACATTATGAGATTCCAGAACCAGTACAGCTGCAGTATTTTCTTAGAGGTATGAACGATACATATATCTTAGAAACAGCATTGGAAAAATACATCTTTCGTGTGTATCGCGCGGATAGACGAAATAAATCAGACATAAATTTTGAATTAGAATTATTGAACGATTTGCATGGAAAAGGTGTGAACGTCTCCATTCCTATTTCTCGGGTAGATGGGATGATGATTAATGAGTTTTTGGTGCCTGAGGGTGTGAAGTATGGCGTTATGTTTAGTTTTGCTGTAGGAAATGAAAAGCCTATTCATGCGGTAGAAGACAGCTACTTATTTGGCCAGTCAGTTGCACAAATCCACACAGCTACGGATAACTTTAAGAGTGCACATGTAAGAGGTAAACTTGATTTTGAACATTTAATTGAGAAACCGCTTCATACGATCAAACTGCATATGAAGCATCGACAAGAGGATTATCAATTCCTGTATGACCTTGCCAAACAATTAAAAGCGCAGATTGAAGTACATCTGGAAGCGGGGCTCGACTGGGGCATCTGCCATGGCGATTTGCATGGGAATACGAATGTGACTTTCACGGACGAAGGGAAATTAACTCATTATGATTTCGATATTTGTGGTTACGGATGGAGAGCCTATGATATCGCAGAGTATAGATTAGCAAGAGAGATTCATAGTGGCCATAATAAAGATGAAGTAGAGCGGTTATGGGCAGCATTTTTAAATGGATACAGAAGCTTAAGAAATCTCAGTGACAATGATATTAGTGCTGTTCCTATGTTCGTTGCGCTTAGACAGCTTTGGTTATTTGCTTTATGTTTCAGTGAGGGTGAACTTATTGGTGCCGCTGACTTTGACAATGGATTTATCGATAGTAAAATGGATTATTTCAGAAATTTAGAGGTGATCAAATGA
- a CDS encoding pyridoxamine 5'-phosphate oxidase family protein, producing the protein MKKKLGSEEIFKEVIDSEEELRSMYGYPSELVNNKSITLIDHHCRDYISKSPLLFIATSDSSGNCDVSPRGDAPGFVYVLDDKHLVIPERPGNRRFDSLRNILLNSKVGLIFIIPGLEETLRINGQARIIKDQEIMVHMEAQGKLPKLGIAVEVEECYMHCAKAFKRSHLWDDTYWPLKEELPKPSVIIADHAKKLGLSQDDVSKSLKDSYENRLY; encoded by the coding sequence ATGAAAAAAAAGCTGGGCAGTGAAGAGATTTTTAAAGAAGTTATAGACTCTGAAGAAGAATTAAGGTCAATGTATGGGTATCCCAGTGAATTGGTAAACAACAAGAGTATAACCCTTATCGATCACCATTGCCGAGATTATATTTCCAAATCACCGTTACTCTTTATAGCAACAAGTGATTCATCAGGTAATTGTGATGTATCTCCGCGTGGGGATGCCCCAGGTTTTGTATATGTGTTAGACGACAAGCATTTAGTAATTCCTGAACGGCCTGGTAATCGACGTTTTGATTCTTTGCGCAACATCCTTTTAAATTCAAAAGTGGGCTTGATATTTATTATTCCCGGATTGGAAGAAACCTTAAGGATCAATGGACAGGCAAGAATTATCAAAGATCAAGAAATAATGGTTCATATGGAGGCTCAAGGTAAACTACCGAAATTGGGCATTGCCGTTGAAGTAGAAGAGTGTTATATGCATTGTGCTAAAGCCTTTAAGAGATCACATCTATGGGATGATACGTACTGGCCCTTGAAAGAAGAGCTGCCTAAACCCTCGGTAATCATAGCCGATCACGCGAAAAAGCTTGGGCTATCTCAAGACGATGTATCTAAGTCTTTAAAGGACAGCTACGAGAATCGCTTATATTAG
- a CDS encoding S66 family peptidase has protein sequence MSRALKLTVGNKVGLIACSDGVKVENLTKVEELIRIMNSFGLEVVISNTLFRRNGYFSGSPKERAAELNLLFKNNEIRAIFDISGGDSANQILEYLDYDNIRLHPKPFFGMSDLSVILNALYTQSNAKSYHYQLMTLVSSDGAEQQAAFYRTFFEGHNDLYDFKYHWIRGNQMSGIVIGGNIRCFLKLAGTNYFPDPSNQILFLESLSGRANKIVSLFAQLQQVRTFDKCAGVILGSFTELERYNEFSIVEEYLKEISRIPIVKTNEIGHGSDSKCLIIGENITL, from the coding sequence ATGAGTAGAGCTCTAAAGCTCACTGTTGGGAATAAAGTAGGACTTATCGCTTGTTCTGATGGCGTGAAGGTAGAGAACCTAACTAAAGTTGAAGAATTAATTAGAATTATGAACTCGTTTGGTCTTGAAGTAGTGATTTCCAACACCTTGTTTAGAAGGAATGGTTATTTCAGTGGGAGTCCTAAGGAAAGAGCAGCGGAGCTGAATCTACTATTTAAAAATAATGAAATTCGTGCGATTTTTGATATTTCAGGTGGGGATTCCGCGAACCAGATCTTGGAGTATTTAGACTACGATAATATTCGATTGCATCCAAAGCCTTTTTTCGGAATGAGTGATTTGTCCGTTATTTTGAATGCTTTATACACGCAAAGTAATGCTAAATCCTATCATTATCAATTGATGACTCTTGTTTCTTCTGATGGGGCGGAGCAGCAAGCTGCTTTTTATCGAACATTTTTCGAAGGGCATAACGATCTTTATGATTTCAAATATCATTGGATTCGTGGGAACCAGATGAGCGGGATTGTTATTGGAGGGAATATTCGATGTTTTCTGAAGCTGGCAGGAACCAATTATTTTCCAGACCCTTCGAACCAGATTTTATTCTTAGAAAGTTTAAGTGGCAGAGCGAACAAAATCGTTTCCTTATTTGCCCAGCTGCAGCAAGTTAGAACCTTTGATAAATGCGCTGGAGTAATTCTTGGGTCGTTTACTGAACTTGAGCGCTATAATGAATTTTCAATCGTTGAAGAGTATCTGAAGGAGATCAGCCGAATTCCTATCGTGAAGACGAACGAGATCGGGCATGGTAGTGATAGTAAGTGTCTTATTATTGGAGAGAATATTACTTTATAA
- a CDS encoding DUF2569 domain-containing protein yields the protein METNIIENKKDYKPLGVSGLGGWLILVQIGLYGTIIIQIMQFFQNSSMMFDTEVWTALTSSESEFYHPLWGATVVFEIVITLALLLFSVYILVNFYRRKSILPRLLIIFYVVVPVVGIIDYVLLLQIPLVRELETGRSLRNVIRPVMTSAIWIAYFMKSERVHNTFIK from the coding sequence GTGGAAACAAACATAATCGAAAATAAAAAAGATTACAAGCCTTTAGGAGTGTCAGGACTCGGGGGATGGTTGATCCTCGTACAAATAGGTCTTTATGGGACGATTATCATTCAGATCATGCAGTTTTTCCAGAACTCTTCCATGATGTTTGACACCGAAGTCTGGACTGCACTAACTTCAAGTGAATCAGAGTTTTATCATCCTTTATGGGGAGCTACCGTTGTTTTTGAAATCGTAATTACCCTAGCGCTATTACTTTTTAGTGTATATATTCTAGTTAATTTCTATAGACGGAAATCGATACTACCTCGATTATTAATTATTTTTTATGTGGTGGTACCCGTAGTTGGAATCATTGATTATGTCCTTCTTTTACAAATTCCACTTGTCAGAGAACTTGAAACGGGACGGTCACTCCGGAATGTTATTAGACCTGTGATGACGAGTGCAATTTGGATTGCGTACTTCATGAAATCTGAACGTGTACATAATACTTTTATAAAGTGA
- a CDS encoding ClbS/DfsB family four-helix bundle protein: MSTLNYPTKEVLKKAIHTAYLSLDKEFDGIENTQKDIRIEEVDRTPAEIIAYQLGWLNLVMKWDRDEKAGRAVITPSPDYKWNQLGGLYQSFYHSYATCTLDELRSLFKETEHQWQKWIDSLSDEELFTQGVRKWTGKNPRWPMVKWIHINSVAPFKTFRSKIRKWKKQNGISSTK; this comes from the coding sequence ATGTCTACACTCAACTATCCCACTAAAGAAGTATTGAAAAAGGCTATACATACTGCGTATTTGTCTCTTGATAAAGAATTTGATGGCATTGAGAATACTCAAAAAGACATTCGTATAGAAGAGGTTGATCGGACACCAGCAGAAATCATTGCGTATCAATTGGGTTGGTTGAACCTTGTGATGAAATGGGATAGGGATGAAAAAGCAGGAAGAGCCGTCATTACGCCTTCACCGGACTATAAATGGAATCAACTTGGCGGATTATATCAATCGTTTTATCATTCATATGCTACCTGCACATTAGACGAATTAAGATCTTTATTTAAAGAAACGGAACATCAGTGGCAGAAATGGATTGATTCTTTAAGTGATGAAGAGCTTTTTACGCAAGGAGTCCGGAAATGGACAGGAAAGAATCCAAGATGGCCTATGGTCAAATGGATTCATATCAATTCCGTTGCACCGTTCAAGACTTTTCGTTCGAAAATTCGTAAATGGAAAAAGCAAAATGGTATTAGCTCAACTAAATAA
- a CDS encoding serine hydrolase domain-containing protein, with amino-acid sequence MTTKRIQNIEKIFNKTTSSKHIHEGVIFVENTNGDFSYSKEYGGKGVDSPLLMASITKLFTTTCILGLLEKNELSLDDRLTKYFDNELLSNIHVFGGKDYSFDLTLSDLLFQTSGLPDVFEEGGNSAKSRAIKEDYYTTFSEQVALVKNLKPHFAPRTKRKAYYADINFDMLGEIVERVTNTTLADAYKKYIFEPLAFESTYLPEHENDIIPNIYYMDKSIYRPKVIRSSRASGGCITTARELMIFTKAFFGGKLFNKELFEQLSASNKLQASMGPIYYGSGYMRIPLNGLITLFMGKGELMGHSGSTGSFAFYYPIKDLFMVGDLNQMGNAALPIRLSMKLAMTTK; translated from the coding sequence ATGACAACCAAAAGAATACAAAACATCGAGAAGATTTTTAATAAAACAACAAGTTCTAAACATATTCATGAAGGAGTCATTTTCGTAGAGAACACCAATGGCGACTTCTCTTACAGCAAAGAATATGGAGGCAAGGGTGTTGACTCCCCGTTACTAATGGCCAGCATCACCAAGCTATTTACTACAACCTGTATTTTAGGTTTACTAGAGAAAAATGAACTTTCTTTGGATGATAGGCTTACAAAGTATTTTGATAATGAGCTGTTAAGTAATATCCATGTGTTTGGTGGCAAGGATTATTCATTTGATCTGACCCTATCCGATTTGTTGTTTCAGACCAGTGGGCTGCCGGATGTGTTTGAAGAAGGAGGAAATAGTGCTAAGAGTCGTGCCATAAAGGAGGACTATTACACAACCTTCAGTGAGCAGGTGGCGCTGGTAAAGAACCTGAAACCACATTTTGCACCTCGAACTAAGCGAAAAGCATACTATGCCGATATAAACTTTGACATGCTTGGTGAAATCGTTGAGAGAGTAACAAATACAACATTAGCTGATGCTTATAAGAAATACATATTTGAACCACTAGCATTCGAGAGTACATATCTGCCTGAACATGAAAATGATATTATACCGAATATCTATTATATGGATAAATCTATTTATCGACCCAAAGTGATTAGAAGCAGTCGTGCGAGTGGAGGCTGTATCACCACTGCTCGTGAATTAATGATATTTACGAAGGCCTTCTTTGGAGGCAAGCTGTTTAATAAGGAGTTGTTTGAACAACTATCGGCATCTAATAAACTTCAAGCATCCATGGGACCTATCTACTATGGCAGTGGTTACATGAGAATTCCTTTGAATGGGTTAATTACGCTTTTTATGGGCAAAGGAGAGTTAATGGGGCACTCTGGATCAACAGGATCGTTTGCTTTTTATTATCCGATTAAAGATTTATTTATGGTGGGAGATTTGAACCAGATGGGTAATGCTGCACTGCCTATAAGGCTATCGATGAAGCTTGCTATGACAACGAAATGA
- a CDS encoding DUF5071 domain-containing protein — protein sequence MESISSLIKKLSWGTPEEEKEDAIKKLQYIEEENLHLLLQPISKDYWDGAAETVVRLGYPRVKSVLTGLLEWIQDTNWPGAGQISVFLREIGDPMIPYVKEVLNHHSDDQEWVYNIFEELINHWNKKQVLQIQEELIKISQEKASDLTALRILLTHNVYSKEGVCEIIQRKKDALLFELKELHDTHPEIDCEALN from the coding sequence ATGGAAAGTATATCAAGTTTAATCAAAAAGTTATCATGGGGCACACCCGAAGAGGAAAAAGAAGATGCAATTAAGAAGCTACAATATATAGAGGAAGAGAATCTTCATTTGTTACTGCAGCCTATTTCAAAAGACTATTGGGATGGAGCGGCTGAAACAGTCGTGCGTTTGGGATATCCACGTGTGAAGAGTGTACTGACAGGTTTACTTGAATGGATACAAGATACAAATTGGCCAGGTGCGGGGCAAATATCAGTTTTTTTACGTGAAATAGGGGATCCGATGATTCCATATGTTAAAGAAGTACTAAATCACCACAGCGATGATCAAGAATGGGTGTACAATATTTTTGAAGAATTAATAAATCATTGGAATAAGAAACAAGTGCTACAGATTCAAGAAGAATTAATTAAAATTTCACAGGAAAAAGCTAGTGATCTTACGGCATTAAGAATCCTGTTAACTCATAATGTGTACTCAAAAGAAGGAGTCTGTGAAATCATCCAGCGTAAAAAAGATGCCCTTCTATTTGAACTCAAGGAACTTCATGATACGCATCCTGAAATTGATTGTGAAGCACTTAATTAA
- a CDS encoding PhzF family phenazine biosynthesis isomerase translates to MNNVKVLHYDAFSPYPNKGNPAGVVLDAAHLSESDMQSIAHKVGFNETVFVVSSDVADLRLKYFTPGHEIDLCGHATMASLFALKTKGILGEVSSVNIETNVGVLPIRFSFDNNNQLMIKMKQDHPKFIEFNGDRAELAHAIGLTLDEVEEDLPIVYGCTGAWTLLVPVKNKESFNKMKPINRLFPDILTQLPKASVHPFAILNDNPHALMHARHFSSPYSGTVEDPVTGTASGVMGAYFLNYIDTHLDSIQFNVEQGHEIGRDGKVSVDVYRNESGEMDVFISGTAVFVKEFDIWS, encoded by the coding sequence GTGAACAATGTCAAAGTCCTTCATTATGATGCTTTTTCGCCCTATCCGAACAAAGGAAATCCTGCGGGAGTAGTGTTAGATGCGGCTCATTTAAGTGAAAGTGACATGCAATCTATTGCTCACAAGGTCGGCTTTAACGAAACAGTTTTTGTAGTTTCATCAGATGTAGCTGATTTAAGGCTTAAGTATTTTACGCCAGGCCATGAGATCGATCTTTGTGGACATGCTACAATGGCATCTTTATTTGCTTTGAAAACAAAGGGGATTCTTGGAGAGGTTAGCTCGGTAAATATTGAAACAAATGTAGGAGTGCTACCCATTCGATTTAGCTTCGATAATAACAACCAATTAATGATAAAAATGAAGCAAGATCATCCGAAGTTTATTGAATTTAACGGTGATAGAGCCGAGCTTGCGCACGCCATAGGTTTAACCCTTGATGAGGTAGAAGAGGATCTGCCTATTGTTTATGGTTGTACAGGTGCTTGGACGCTATTAGTCCCTGTTAAGAATAAAGAAAGTTTTAATAAAATGAAACCGATAAACCGGTTGTTTCCAGATATTTTAACGCAGCTTCCAAAAGCATCGGTGCACCCATTCGCAATTCTAAATGATAATCCGCACGCACTCATGCACGCTAGACATTTCTCATCGCCTTATTCGGGAACCGTTGAAGATCCAGTAACAGGTACAGCGTCAGGTGTTATGGGGGCCTATTTTTTGAATTATATTGATACGCATCTGGATTCGATTCAATTTAATGTAGAACAAGGGCATGAGATTGGTAGAGATGGAAAAGTGAGTGTTGACGTATATCGAAATGAATCCGGTGAAATGGATGTATTTATTTCTGGAACCGCAGTGTTTGTTAAGGAGTTTGACATATGGAGCTGA
- a CDS encoding NUDIX hydrolase encodes MELIKHTHLGVYGVLVINDRVLLIKKARGPHTGKWDFPGGSIEFGEEPYETLKREFWEETGITSLKGELQDSISYTLIYPYSDTQLEELHHIGIIYEVELLDLNYELKTDGDEQDSLGAQWIDIEQLNTLELTPFVKKILLGSY; translated from the coding sequence ATGGAGCTGATAAAACATACTCATCTTGGAGTATATGGTGTCTTAGTTATTAACGATAGAGTATTACTAATTAAGAAAGCAAGAGGCCCTCATACGGGGAAGTGGGACTTTCCAGGTGGATCTATTGAGTTTGGAGAGGAACCGTATGAGACTCTTAAGAGGGAGTTTTGGGAAGAGACAGGAATTACAAGTTTAAAAGGGGAACTTCAAGATTCTATTTCCTATACTTTAATTTATCCATACAGTGATACTCAGCTAGAAGAATTACACCATATCGGGATCATATATGAGGTGGAATTACTAGATTTGAATTATGAACTAAAGACTGATGGGGATGAACAAGACTCTCTAGGCGCCCAGTGGATAGACATTGAACAATTAAACACCCTTGAATTAACACCTTTCGTTAAAAAAATACTGCTGGGTTCTTATTAA
- a CDS encoding MFS transporter, whose product MSLFRSHNKQNTEQSIDKHALIFGLISVFLCGIGFSIIMPVVPFLVQPYTSNPGEQAIIVTLLTSVYAICVFFAAPILGALSDKYGRRPLLLVCLLGSAIGYFVFGIGGALWVLFAGRIIEGITGGSISTIFAYFADIIPSEQRTKYFGWVSAVVGVGTVIGPTIGGLLAKFGYSIPLYFGAIITLLNVVYGFFFMPESLDKKNRLKEITFVRLNPFSQLANLLSMKNLNRLLVSAFLLWIPNGSLQAVFSQFTMDTFSWKPALIGLMFSIMGLQDIISQGFLMPKLLKKLSDKQIATLGMFSEIIGYSLIAASALFAFYPLFIAGMFIFGFGDSIFGPSFNGMLSKSVDSSEQGRIQGGSQSIQALARMIGPIIGGQIYVSLGHAAPAFMGMILIAAAISVLNKGTLVNM is encoded by the coding sequence ATGTCCTTATTTAGATCACACAATAAACAGAACACAGAACAATCCATAGATAAACACGCTTTAATATTCGGTCTTATCTCTGTGTTTCTTTGCGGAATCGGCTTCAGTATCATAATGCCTGTCGTCCCATTCTTAGTGCAGCCTTATACAAGCAATCCGGGAGAACAAGCTATAATTGTTACGCTGCTGACCTCTGTTTATGCAATCTGCGTGTTTTTTGCAGCCCCCATACTTGGAGCTTTGAGCGACAAATATGGTCGTCGTCCATTGCTCTTAGTTTGCCTCTTGGGTTCCGCAATCGGGTATTTCGTTTTTGGTATTGGAGGTGCTCTATGGGTACTTTTTGCTGGACGCATAATCGAAGGTATAACAGGCGGGAGTATAAGCACGATCTTCGCATATTTTGCAGACATTATTCCTTCAGAACAGAGAACCAAATACTTCGGATGGGTGAGTGCGGTTGTAGGTGTAGGCACCGTCATCGGCCCAACTATAGGCGGATTACTGGCTAAGTTTGGTTATTCTATACCCTTGTACTTTGGAGCAATAATAACTTTATTGAACGTTGTTTATGGATTCTTTTTTATGCCTGAGAGCCTTGATAAGAAGAATAGACTGAAAGAGATTACCTTTGTAAGACTGAATCCATTTTCACAGCTTGCGAACTTACTTTCTATGAAAAACTTAAATAGGCTACTTGTCTCAGCGTTCTTACTTTGGATACCTAACGGATCTTTGCAGGCAGTTTTTTCACAATTCACTATGGATACTTTCAGTTGGAAGCCTGCACTAATCGGACTTATGTTTTCAATAATGGGCCTTCAAGACATCATTTCACAAGGTTTCTTAATGCCAAAGCTTTTGAAGAAACTTAGTGATAAACAGATAGCAACTCTTGGAATGTTTTCGGAGATTATAGGCTACAGTCTTATTGCAGCATCCGCTTTGTTCGCATTCTATCCTCTTTTTATCGCTGGAATGTTTATATTCGGTTTTGGTGATTCGATTTTTGGGCCTTCCTTCAATGGGATGCTCTCCAAGTCTGTCGATTCTAGTGAACAAGGAAGGATTCAGGGAGGTAGCCAATCTATCCAGGCTTTAGCTAGAATGATTGGGCCTATCATTGGAGGACAAATCTATGTATCACTTGGTCACGCCGCACCCGCTTTTATGGGTATGATCCTTATTGCAGCAGCTATATCAGTATTGAATAAGGGGACACTTGTAAATATGTAA
- a CDS encoding MarR family transcriptional regulator produces the protein MNKEEQILMGVRDLYNKIVWLNKDKMEESLKGYTSSEVHCIEYIEKNVDSNVTKLAESFYMTRGAISKLTKKLIEKGLIESYQKSDNKKEIYFRLTEQGKVIYKIHEDLHKEFQERDKAVFEQITEEQFESMLSFVEKYNRHLDKEIKKMGIDIKSD, from the coding sequence ATGAACAAGGAAGAACAGATCCTAATGGGTGTCAGGGACCTATATAATAAGATCGTTTGGCTTAATAAAGATAAGATGGAAGAAAGTCTTAAGGGGTATACATCTTCCGAAGTACATTGTATTGAATACATTGAAAAAAATGTAGATTCCAACGTGACAAAACTTGCGGAGTCCTTTTATATGACTCGCGGTGCCATCAGTAAATTAACTAAGAAGCTCATAGAAAAAGGCCTTATCGAAAGCTACCAGAAGTCGGATAACAAGAAAGAAATCTATTTTAGGCTTACTGAGCAAGGAAAAGTAATTTATAAAATCCATGAGGATCTGCACAAAGAGTTTCAAGAGCGGGATAAAGCTGTATTTGAGCAAATAACCGAGGAACAATTTGAAAGTATGCTTAGTTTTGTCGAGAAGTATAATAGGCATTTGGATAAAGAAATAAAGAAAATGGGTATAGATATTAAGTCGGATTAA
- a CDS encoding ABC transporter permease, translating to MANASVAPDKTSRPNLGKHRTSGIRRFFKQIDLQLMVLPALVLVFIFAYIPMYGILIAFQDYKLGNSFISSDWVGLKHFIYFFNAPEFEVVMKNTIIISLLKFCFGFPAPIILALMLNEVRKMFFKRVIQTVTYLPHFLSWVVIGSMVTSMLSVDNGSINMLLEKLRFIDEPINFLSMTEYFWGILVTTNVWKEIGFASIVYLAAIAGIDPHLYEAASMDGASRFKQIYLITLPSIMPVVIIFMILAIGNLVNAGFEDILILASNPALREVSDSVDVYVVRVGIDNFRYSYATAIGLFKAVISVTLLTFANFIARRAGNSLW from the coding sequence ATGGCGAACGCAAGCGTCGCACCAGACAAGACATCAAGACCGAATCTGGGCAAGCATCGGACCAGCGGGATAAGACGCTTTTTTAAGCAAATAGATCTACAGCTTATGGTATTGCCGGCACTCGTTCTAGTTTTTATTTTTGCTTATATCCCCATGTACGGTATTCTAATCGCTTTTCAAGATTACAAGTTAGGTAATAGTTTTATTAGCAGTGATTGGGTTGGATTAAAGCATTTTATTTACTTCTTTAATGCTCCTGAATTTGAAGTAGTTATGAAAAATACAATCATAATCAGCTTACTGAAGTTCTGTTTTGGATTTCCTGCACCGATTATTTTGGCGTTAATGCTGAACGAAGTTCGTAAAATGTTCTTTAAACGGGTTATTCAGACCGTTACATACTTGCCTCACTTTTTATCTTGGGTGGTTATCGGCTCAATGGTTACCTCGATGCTATCCGTAGATAATGGCAGTATAAATATGCTGCTTGAGAAATTGAGATTTATTGATGAACCGATTAACTTCCTATCTATGACCGAATATTTCTGGGGCATTTTAGTTACAACCAATGTATGGAAGGAAATTGGATTTGCCTCGATCGTTTACTTAGCTGCCATTGCTGGTATTGATCCGCACTTATACGAAGCTGCTTCGATGGATGGTGCGAGTCGCTTTAAACAGATATATTTAATTACGTTGCCTTCCATTATGCCAGTTGTGATCATCTTTATGATTCTGGCTATCGGTAATTTGGTGAATGCAGGATTTGAAGATATTTTGATCCTTGCTTCCAATCCGGCTCTACGAGAGGTATCAGATTCAGTTGATGTGTATGTTGTACGTGTTGGTATAGATAACTTCAGGTACTCCTATGCGACTGCTATCGGATTGTTCAAGGCCGTTATCAGTGTGACATTACTTACCTTTGCAAATTTCATTGCCAGAAGAGCAGGAAACAGCTTGTGGTAA
- a CDS encoding carbohydrate ABC transporter permease: MKRTNIGDRLFIGFIYVFLTLLAFSAFYPFWNSLVISFNEGMDTSKGGITFWVREFTLENYKIVFEDSRLMGGFVIATLRTVIGTVTAILATSIFAYGMSKRELMGRKYYMIMCIITMYFGGGLIPSYMLIRSLGLFNSFWVFIIPALVSVWNMIIFRTFFQGLPQGLEESAKIDGCGYWGTFLRIVLPLSGPVIATLSLFTAVNHWNEWFVASIYITKEELMPIQTILRQILFSNIASEQLSNVDASSIAHINSAKKITSKSLTMATIMVATIPIVCVYPFLQRFFVKGVLVGSLKE; this comes from the coding sequence ATGAAACGTACTAACATAGGAGACCGATTGTTCATTGGATTCATATATGTATTCTTGACCTTACTGGCATTCTCCGCGTTTTATCCATTTTGGAATTCACTTGTGATTTCTTTTAACGAGGGGATGGATACCTCCAAAGGCGGAATTACTTTCTGGGTCCGCGAGTTCACGCTAGAGAATTATAAGATCGTATTTGAAGATTCTCGTTTAATGGGTGGATTCGTCATTGCTACATTAAGAACGGTAATTGGTACTGTAACAGCGATATTGGCCACTTCGATATTTGCTTATGGGATGTCAAAGCGTGAACTTATGGGTCGAAAATATTACATGATTATGTGTATCATTACAATGTATTTCGGTGGGGGACTCATTCCGTCATACATGCTAATCAGAAGTTTAGGTCTCTTCAACTCATTTTGGGTGTTTATTATTCCTGCACTTGTCAGTGTATGGAATATGATCATATTCCGGACCTTCTTTCAAGGTCTACCGCAAGGCTTGGAGGAGTCAGCAAAGATTGATGGCTGCGGATACTGGGGAACTTTTCTCCGAATCGTACTTCCCTTGTCAGGGCCTGTTATCGCAACATTATCGTTGTTCACAGCAGTTAATCACTGGAATGAGTGGTTCGTAGCGAGTATTTACATTACGAAAGAGGAGTTAATGCCGATTCAGACTATCTTGAGACAGATATTGTTCTCTAATATTGCTTCAGAACAGCTGTCTAATGTAGATGCAAGTTCCATTGCTCATATTAACTCAGCCAAGAAAATAACGTCGAAGTCATTAACGATGGCAACGATCATGGTTGCAACCATTCCGATTGTATGTGTATACCCATTCCTACAAAGATTCTTCGTTAAAGGGGTCTTAGTCGGATCATTGAAAGAGTAG